ATTACTTGACCTATGGTGTATCCTCAGTATTTAAGTTATTTCTAAGGTGAAAAAAACGCGTAGCCAATCGAGTTTATTCAAATGAAAGAACACGTAAAATGCTGTCAAAATGGCAGTAGCCATTTGCCTTCGTCAATTCCATGATTCAAAGTTTCTTCGAACGTCACGATGTtgagatatattttatacgatTAGTGCATTAACTTATGCGTTGTTTTAGTTTTGTTTCCTCGTGTCCAGCGCCATTGAACCACAACACCGATTGTACCCGTGAGcgaagaaatatatacatatacgataCTTCAGCTGTACAAGCTTGTATTTTATTCCGTTAAATTGACATTTctaatacatacacatattttttaagaaataaaaaacgaaTACTTTACACCGTCCTTTCGATGCTGATTTATTATCTCCTCTACGTATGTCGTAAAAATGTATAGTATACAATTTGTCTTTTTAAAATATTGGATTTAACAGTTTActttaaagaatataaaatgaaGTTCAGTTCATATGcctaaatgaaatttcataagctatgtttcttttatattatttattcagtGTTTCACAGCCAGCCACCTCTTCGAGGCGACCTATTATTCGATACTCGTGGTGATCGAGACGTTATGTCCACTAACTTTTCTTTATCCTCTGGCATGTTTAAATTCTTTTTCGGACTCAGCGTAGGTTTCAATCGTGACTTTATCGTTTTGCCATCCGTATGGGCAGATAACGTCGATTCTGTGTCAGTGTTAGGTTTCTTCATGGCCCTCACTGGTGAACCGTATGAAGACTGGGGATTGTTCATTGCGTGGATGGGGAGTGCCGATGATGTTTCTGTAAACacacgtattattaaaagaAGAAGTTCATTTCTTCAAATGGAATCGTAACtactaaattaaaaaaaaatagagaaattaaTTTCACAAGTCGCAATAGAAATAGCTTacagaatttttataaaattttctacTCAAGTACGCACAAAGTTTAATGGAAAACAAACATGGAgacatagaataaaaatatatccatttttttattttcatttacgaACATTATAGATATTTGACtgaatttctttttatacagaggatcaacgaaaatatttatttttattgatttattattattatttatttgaatgAGAAAACAGTTCCCTTGTATTGAAAACATTTATAAGAGCTTTGTGAAAGCAAGTAGTATTGATTAATTCTGCTATGAATGTAGTAATAAAACAGCGctctttaaataaaaataacaaagttCTTACCAGTCGATTGTTGGTAGGCCGTGGTCGAAGAGTTCGCGGACTTCCTTTTGACGACTCGCGGTGGCGTACGAAGCGATACTGGTGGTGCAATCTTAGCGGGCTTCTCATCGACATAGTCCATTGACATCACGGGCTTCGTCTATAAAGGAAAGCAACAACCCATTACGTGATTCCCCTTAGGCGGGATCCAAACATACGCGCGTGCAAGGTACGAACAAATTACAATCTTTGAATTAAGAAACTTGTgtcttataattaattatatagcattttataagtatttaattttttcatgatatattaagaaaaaattaagacTTATTAACAACAATCGAAGATTTTTAAAGAACTTCTTCCTTTGAATAATGAATTTGCTATTGGGAAACAATATTTTCCGGAATTTTCATAGGTTTTAGTTCGAGTTTCGATAAAAAGAATTACGGAGATCTTGAATTTGGAGAACTACTACGAATTTTCacaaaatctttttttttgGCTTTATATTCAAAGATTGAGGTTTAATATTTTGCAAGAAAATTTACTATGTTAATTAAATTCCGCGAAATCCAAAATTTTCCATTGGAGGATTAACAGAATTTTGCTCAAAATCGTTTTTGATTTTGATACTCAAATATAAAGAATTATGCTTCATTGAACTTCAGGCTACTAATCTATGAAAGTTTAATTAACTATAATCGACAATttagattataaataaatatagaaacggataatagatatatcgacataaataaatatgtaagtatgtaaatttttatttatctaaagTGTTAATACGCAAAGTGGTACTTACTTTAACAACAGCTTCATTATGGTTTGCCGTGAGAGTAAAAATCGGAGGTTCGGTCAATGTTTCATGCGGTTTCTCTTCAGTTTCGACTATATCCTGAAGAACATGAAGAATCGTCGAAGCTGTGCTTTCAGGTAGCTCTACAGGCGGCACAGGTGGCAGGGGGCTCTTATTGTTTAATCTCTGTGCTTCTTCCATGGCTGCTTTCAAATGCAATTGATTTTGAAGAGACGCTTTGCTGTTACTTTTACCAATTTGAGAGCTTTTTATCGCGCTGTCCACGACCTGCAATATTTCATTGATTGTCTCTTCGCTCACAACGAATCAAATGTTAATTTCATTACGTAAGTTCAAACACGATTTTCACCTGGCTCCAACGATGATTAGCGGATTTTAATACGGCTAATTTGGCAATCCTTTTCCATCTGGCGATGTTATCTTCGTCTTCATCCGGTTGCTGAAGAGAATCTACCTGTTCTTCGGACTCCGTACCCGAGACAGGAACTGCTACCTGGAAGTCCTTCATCAGCTGGCGTTCCCAGACCCTCATCTTTTTGCCTAGAATGGCTGATTGTTCACAGAAGTGACGAGAGTTAGTTAGTTGTAATAATTAATCGAAAAGTTGAACGAGTCATTGAAGTTTTCAGTAAAGATTTTAATCGATCGTAGGAAAAGTACTTTACGTATTTCAATTCTtttattcttataaatattccatattCATTCGTATTGTTTATAGATATATTCTTATTTTGTAtcctatattttttatttttgttctaGAATTTCCTTATTTCCTCATTTGTCGTTCTTTTTTGCCAAtactatatttattattcaGCAATTTATCAAACATCAACATTTATCaacattaaaatttcttttctcttaaaATCCTCGAAATCGCTTACTTCTTTCTTTAGTATCAGCCCCAGCGATATCCATGCCGTTCCTCTGTAAGATATCCAGCAATTCGCATCTCCAAGATGACAAATCTGATTTTAATTCGTGAACATCGTCCTCGGTAACAGGATCCATTTCGTGTTCAGAATGCGAGTTCACTACGTATCGCCATATCAGAGCTCTCATCACGGCTGCGTACCTGATCAGAGCAAACAAGAACGTCGTAAAATTCGTAAAACGCCATGGTAGATATGGTAACTCTTAGCATACTAAGAACTCTTTCATCCAGGAGGATTATTAAAAGACTATAGTCTCATATTTAATATCTAACGAGGAACAATATCTTCTAGAACGTAGTATTTCGCTATTATTCTAAATCTTGATAAATTATTCTCTTTCAATTTCGCCGAAAGCAAAATTTTATGTCGATTGTCAGAAACTGAAATATCAACTGAAATTGAACtatgaatttttcaaataaccCACTGTATAGCTTGTAAGTCTTAGTATTATTATCAATTTGTATCATGCGATGAATTATTGTTAAAGCTGGATTATTACTTAGACTCTTGTGTCCGCTTGCGATCGCTCGTTTCTCTTTCGAATTTCTTCTTCTGCAGGCCGCACAGTCTGAAGAGTAATTTCGGTGGCGGAAGAATATTGAACGGAGGCGGAAGCGTGTCGCCATCCTCGAAGTAGCTCATCCATAGCTTCGTCCGCGCGAACTTCCACTCCTTGTCAGCGCGTTCCTGTTTACATGGGATTTTACGAATCGAAATTCTCTCGTTCTTTCATGTTATGAAAAGTGATTTACCTCGATGACAGCGTAGCTGTTGCTCATCATGGCGATGAGAAGATTCAGCAGAACGATCACGTTGATCACAGAATATGAACCAAACATCAACAGGCCCCAGAATCGAGTGTAAGTCTTGATTCCTCAAAACAGAAATCGACATAACGAAACCAAGAGCTTTTTTTAATGCATATTAATCAAAAtcgagaaatattattttacgaatttatgatttattaaaaaaagaaaacaataagaTAGATTTATGGCATAAAAGTTGGATGATTCTCTCGGTTTACCTGCGAGTTCGAAGCTTTCTATACCAATTCCTCCGAAACTAGCCCAGAATAAACTCTGGCACGACTCGAACAGATTGCTGAATCTATCGGAGAATATTATTATCGaagaagattattattattataaaaagggTAATTGTTGGATTGAATTGAGAAATcggagaaaataatttttaataaatgattGTTGATTACGATGCACGAATACTAGCCTTCTCCATCTTAAACAGGACTCGCTGGTAGGATCCCAAGATGGGTCCGCGATGTTATCGTAGCATTTCCGTCTCTCCAATTCCGTGAAGTACCAAAGCAGTTGGTTTAGGCCACAAGCAAAGGCGAAAAGTACCAACGTGTAGATGAAGAAGAACTTTACGATGTCTATCACCATTCTACCTAAGGATATCTGGAAGGAAACGTATTTTCCAACGATGATACTGTAGATCAAGAACGATGGAgctctttaaaaaaaaatcagAATTGGAAACAAAAAGAGAATTCTGTTGAGATTTTCGTTCGATCGTAGAAGTTTGTAATTTTgtcattttagaaaattttcggAATTTTTCCTTaacattttattcattttacgtACCAATCCTTTTATTCAtctttctttcaaatatttctgtttcctctatctattttatatatttccttCTTAGCATtgttttttccaatttttaatcgatctttttaattaaaaaggtTCACGATATCGGGAATAACAAGTACCTGAAGAGGCCCCAAATGAGGATTGATACTGAACAAATGAATCAGTTTCAAAGCGCTGAAGATGTTAGCGGCTGCGAACAAACCCTCCGCTATCAGCTGAGGATCGAAATCGCTCCATGTTTCTCTCGGGACCAAAGCTGCCATAGGGTTCTGATTAATCTCCGCTCTTTGTTGAAGGTACGCGGCAGTTCTAAGAACCACAGTTGCGATGTAGAGAAAGTTTTTGGTGAAGTCGATGAAATTCCACATGTCTCGTAAATATGCCTTCAAGCCATCCACATAGGCCTTGAAATTTGTAGCGTATTAATTTGTTGTTATTCGATTCTACGACATAATGTGTTAAATCTACTATTCCAAAGTAAACTCGGTTTTATGCATGTACATTAGTTTCATACGAGATCTTCGTATTCCTTTCTTTAGGATTTTCCAACTATTTCTACATCTCTTAACGAAGCTTAGCAGTATTTGACAATTCCTAACACGAACGAATTCTTTGCATTTTCGAGCTTATAATTCTATAGAATTCCACGGAATTAAAAACTAAGATGGTTAATGAAGCGTAGCTGTGGCATAATTTCCTCTGGACAAAGATTTTTCAAAGATTCCAAGATCATCTCCAATTTGTTAAACAACGTACATTCGATACATTTTATCATCGATAGAATGTATTATACATCTTTGATgcggtatatattttttttatatgaaCTCGAAGGCCTATAGTGTAGTGTaataaacgaaatagagaaaaaagTAGAAAGTACCTCTCTCATTTCTTGCCAAATAAATCCAAGAACATAGAGAACAACTACACCCTCTAGAAACGAAGGGGCTGCGCCCCTTTGTCTCGCTAGTTCCATCTCGATATCCCTTTTTGCCTTCTCGCTGCCGAATATCTTTACTATTTCCACTTCTGCGCGTTGCGACACCAGCATCAAAATAACTAAACAACGATTGTTCATCGTCTAACTTGATCGTTTCATTCCAACAATTATTAATATCGTCGAGACTTACATAGAAAGAACACGTACGAGGCAGCGTGAACGAGAAATTTGACGAATGGCTTTCGCATCATTTGACCAGTTTTCGAATTTGGCGCTAGTAAGTACATTATAGAGTAGAATGGAAACATGAGGGCAGTTTTTGCAAGAACGCCGCACTTTTGCCACGTGGTCATACGCCGAAAGCCAGGTAGACCGTCGTACCTTCGATCGACGAATAAGAAGAAGATaatttaatttagaattaataTTCTGCTCACACTCTTATGCAattattaagataatttaataatttactactctcgtaaaaatatttaatagataGTCTGTtgtgttatttaataattagCTATTAATATTGTGAATTATTTTAGCGTACAGAATGTATATGATacgtaaaaatatgtaaaatactcAAAATATAGTATGTGCTGTAATATTTAGTGATCGAAATAAGTCTTTGGTTAGATTCTGCTTCTTTATGGGAccaataatataaatttgtataaacatccaCAGTCTATCCATTGTATACAGTTAGTTATTTTAACGAACCACTGACTATTCTACAATTTGTGCCATAAGGAAACGAAAAATCTGTTAAGTAACTGATTTTTAGGAAACTGAACTTTGCCCTAACTCTAAAGCTTAATTCAGTGACCTTCTCGAGGAACAAGTATCTTTATTATCTTTACTATTCCAAGATTCTTTTGCTCTAGTTgaaaaattctaattaaaataaagcTGTAACGTTAAGAGAGATCTCCGAATATCCCTCTTAGTACGATCTCGTCATCTTAATGTCCTCTCCCTTCTCTGCTTCTTCTTTAATTTCCACCTCGCAAAATGATTTTTATGA
Above is a genomic segment from Bombus vancouverensis nearcticus chromosome 13, iyBomVanc1_principal, whole genome shotgun sequence containing:
- the trpl gene encoding transient receptor potential-like — encoded protein: MGFERTEREVEAPPNEMESYVVHLPRPLNIEEKKYLLAVERGDLVNVKRFIQFANKGSVNGKSLDINCVDSLGRGALSLSIDSENLEMVELLVVMGVETKDALLRAIDQEFVEAVELLLEHEELLTANLLAEENSTKDVIHSWQKIDPASARYPPEITPLILAAQRNNYEILKLLLDRGATLPMPHDIKCGCADCLRSTTGDPLRLSSTRISEYKALASPSLIALSSPDPLLTAFQLSWELRELTIAEPESRGEYLKLRRQVERFAVDLLQQVRTTTELHTILNYDPEDEENLVTRKQLARLELAIQYKQKTFVAHSHVQQLLAAIWYDGLPGFRRMTTWQKCGVLAKTALMFPFYSIMYLLAPNSKTGQMMRKPFVKFLVHAASYVFFLFILMLVSQRAEVEIVKIFGSEKAKRDIEMELARQRGAAPSFLEGVVVLYVLGFIWQEMREAYVDGLKAYLRDMWNFIDFTKNFLYIATVVLRTAAYLQQRAEINQNPMAALVPRETWSDFDPQLIAEGLFAAANIFSALKLIHLFSINPHLGPLQISLGRMVIDIVKFFFIYTLVLFAFACGLNQLLWYFTELERRKCYDNIADPSWDPTSESCLRWRRFSNLFESCQSLFWASFGGIGIESFELAGIKTYTRFWGLLMFGSYSVINVIVLLNLLIAMMSNSYAVIEERADKEWKFARTKLWMSYFEDGDTLPPPFNILPPPKLLFRLCGLQKKKFERETSDRKRTQESKYAAVMRALIWRYVVNSHSEHEMDPVTEDDVHELKSDLSSWRCELLDILQRNGMDIAGADTKERTILGKKMRVWERQLMKDFQVAVPVSGTESEEQVDSLQQPDEDEDNIARWKRIAKLAVLKSANHRWSQVVDSAIKSSQIGKSNSKASLQNQLHLKAAMEEAQRLNNKSPLPPVPPVELPESTASTILHVLQDIVETEEKPHETLTEPPIFTLTANHNEAVVKTKPVMSMDYVDEKPAKIAPPVSLRTPPRVVKRKSANSSTTAYQQSTETSSALPIHAMNNPQSSYGSPVRAMKKPNTDTESTLSAHTDGKTIKSRLKPTLSPKKNLNMPEDKEKLVDITSRSPRVSNNRSPRRGGWL